The following are encoded in a window of Fretibacter rubidus genomic DNA:
- the mltG gene encoding endolytic transglycosylase MltG, translating to MSSKKTFSQSSKTAKRAPEKPAQNPNQSPVKKTSLFKRLIGLSFILIILAVIAVFAGLSYIKNSYEKPGPLAVDTAFTVPSGAGLSRLSSLLETGGFIENGTILRAKARFMDIGGDIKVGEYNIPAGASMAEIVNIISSGKTILYPVTAPEGLTTAQILRIIAASDHLSGDISLSPPEGSLLPETYMTPRGMSRDAVIRKMMSDQTALIKRLWEARQEGLPVKTKEEAIILASVVEKETGVGGERAEVAGVFTNRLRRGMRLQSDPTIIYGISKGEILTGRDGRQRGLRRSEIDRKTDWNTYQIDGLPKTAICNPGADALAAVLNPAKTNNLYFVADGTGGHVFSPTLAGHNANVAKWRKIERERRGR from the coding sequence ATGAGCTCTAAAAAGACCTTCTCGCAATCTTCCAAAACAGCGAAACGCGCGCCCGAAAAACCTGCTCAAAACCCCAACCAAAGCCCTGTCAAAAAAACGAGCCTTTTTAAACGGCTGATTGGGCTTAGCTTTATCCTAATTATTCTTGCGGTCATCGCGGTCTTTGCGGGGCTGTCTTATATTAAAAATAGCTATGAGAAACCGGGCCCGCTGGCGGTGGATACGGCGTTCACTGTGCCGTCTGGCGCGGGGCTGTCACGATTATCATCCCTGCTAGAAACAGGCGGATTCATTGAAAACGGCACAATCCTGCGGGCCAAAGCGCGTTTCATGGATATTGGCGGCGACATCAAAGTCGGCGAATATAATATCCCTGCGGGTGCCAGCATGGCCGAGATTGTCAATATCATCAGCTCGGGTAAAACCATCCTTTACCCTGTCACCGCGCCTGAAGGCCTGACCACCGCGCAAATCCTGCGCATCATCGCAGCGTCAGATCATTTAAGCGGCGACATCAGCCTGTCCCCACCAGAGGGGAGCTTGCTGCCTGAAACCTATATGACCCCGCGCGGTATGAGCCGTGACGCGGTCATTCGCAAAATGATGAGCGACCAAACCGCCTTGATAAAACGCCTGTGGGAAGCACGCCAAGAGGGTCTACCCGTTAAGACAAAAGAAGAGGCGATAATCCTCGCCTCTGTGGTTGAAAAAGAAACGGGTGTTGGCGGTGAACGCGCCGAAGTGGCGGGGGTCTTTACCAATCGTCTGCGGCGCGGCATGCGGCTTCAATCCGACCCGACCATTATTTACGGCATAAGCAAAGGCGAAATCCTAACGGGGCGTGACGGGCGGCAACGCGGTTTGCGGCGTTCTGAAATTGACCGTAAAACGGATTGGAATACCTACCAGATTGACGGCCTGCCCAAGACGGCGATTTGTAATCCGGGTGCCGATGCTTTGGCGGCTGTGCTTAATCCGGCAAAGACTAACAACCTCTATTTCGTGGCGGACGGCACGGGTGGTCATGTGTTCTCGCCGACGCTGGCTGGTCATAATGCTAATGTCGCCAAATGGCGCAAAATAGAGCGCGAACGGCGCGGAAGATAG
- the gmk gene encoding guanylate kinase has protein sequence MSNDNHPSEIDQLKSNRRGLMVVLSSPSGAGKTTLTRRLMAADDNMTMSVSATTRQARPGEVEGHDYYFVSKDQFSAMIENEDFLEYARVFDNHYGTPRAPVEQALTEGRDVIFDIDWQGAQQLEQAAVEDLVKIFILPPNMRALESRLRTRAQDSDETIAKRMSKSESEISRWSEYDYVIVNEDVDKALSDVQAIIQSERMRRRRQMWLGPFVKALIDGG, from the coding sequence ATGTCGAATGATAATCATCCTAGCGAAATTGATCAGCTAAAATCCAATCGTCGTGGTTTGATGGTCGTGCTGTCCTCACCGTCTGGCGCGGGGAAGACGACGCTGACGCGCCGCTTGATGGCGGCTGATGATAATATGACGATGTCTGTCTCGGCGACCACGCGCCAAGCGCGCCCCGGCGAAGTGGAAGGGCATGACTATTATTTCGTCTCCAAGGATCAATTTAGCGCCATGATAGAAAATGAGGATTTCCTTGAATATGCGCGGGTGTTTGACAATCATTACGGCACGCCGCGCGCCCCTGTCGAGCAGGCCTTGACCGAGGGACGCGACGTTATTTTTGATATTGACTGGCAAGGGGCGCAGCAGCTTGAACAAGCCGCTGTTGAGGATCTTGTGAAGATTTTTATCTTGCCGCCCAATATGCGCGCCCTTGAATCCCGTCTTCGGACCCGCGCCCAAGACAGCGACGAGACGATTGCAAAACGTATGTCAAAATCAGAATCAGAGATAAGCCGCTGGTCGGAATATGACTATGTTATTGTTAATGAGGACGTCGACAAAGCGCTGTCTGATGTGCAGGCCATTATTCAGTCAGAGCGTATGAGGCGCCGCCGTCAAATGTGGCTCGGCCCCTTTGTTAAGGCGCTGATTGACGGTGGGTAA
- a CDS encoding peptidylprolyl isomerase encodes MTLRGLFLTATAVIVGFGTASKANAQATSHGIAAVVNDDIITTHDLRQRVLFMLATTGSERDQATIARLQQQALQNLIDEHIQLQESNKFEQNISDAEVNRSVARLIGRNGLDPNEVAQQLASIGVSINTLRDQVKSEIAWQRIVNGLYGSRIRISDAQIDQTMSRLSTNADKPSYRVAEIFIEATPEIGGMDGAMEGGKAMVSQATQGAPFPLLAQQFSSAPSAAKGGDVGWIRRGELRPELDAALETLEKGEISPPIQVPGGVYVIAMLDERITESDTVYKLRQVNIQTTDEAEMAAAMARLDGLSSSLTSCDTLEDDVEAMDGVGTADMGEVKASEISGQILTTIEATEAGQLSAPFETPSGPVALFVCDRQVTGAGIPTRTEVEERLMDQQLAQASKRHLRDLRRQATIMMR; translated from the coding sequence ATGACTTTACGCGGATTATTTTTAACGGCGACAGCCGTCATTGTTGGATTTGGTACAGCAAGCAAAGCGAACGCCCAAGCGACATCCCACGGCATTGCGGCCGTTGTGAATGACGACATCATCACCACCCATGACCTTCGTCAACGTGTGCTGTTTATGCTGGCCACGACGGGCTCAGAACGCGACCAAGCGACCATCGCGCGATTACAACAACAGGCACTACAAAACCTGATTGATGAGCATATCCAATTGCAAGAAAGTAATAAGTTCGAGCAAAACATTTCTGACGCCGAAGTGAACCGCTCTGTCGCGCGTCTGATTGGCCGTAACGGTCTTGACCCAAATGAGGTCGCACAACAACTCGCCTCAATCGGTGTGTCCATCAACACATTGCGGGATCAAGTTAAATCAGAGATTGCCTGGCAGCGTATTGTCAACGGCCTTTATGGCTCTCGCATCCGCATTAGTGACGCGCAGATTGACCAGACAATGTCACGCCTATCCACCAATGCGGACAAGCCGAGCTACCGCGTTGCCGAAATCTTTATCGAAGCCACCCCTGAAATCGGCGGCATGGACGGGGCCATGGAAGGCGGCAAAGCCATGGTATCCCAAGCAACGCAAGGCGCACCCTTCCCGCTCCTCGCGCAGCAGTTTTCATCCGCGCCGAGTGCGGCCAAAGGCGGCGATGTTGGCTGGATACGTCGCGGCGAACTTCGCCCCGAACTGGACGCAGCCCTAGAGACGTTAGAAAAAGGCGAGATTTCACCGCCCATCCAAGTCCCAGGCGGGGTTTATGTCATCGCCATGCTGGACGAACGTATTACAGAATCAGATACGGTGTATAAGCTCCGTCAGGTCAATATTCAGACCACAGACGAGGCGGAGATGGCAGCGGCCATGGCGCGTCTTGACGGTCTTTCGTCATCACTGACCTCTTGCGATACGTTGGAAGATGATGTCGAAGCCATGGACGGTGTCGGCACCGCGGATATGGGCGAAGTAAAGGCCAGCGAAATTTCGGGGCAAATCCTGACGACCATTGAAGCCACAGAGGCAGGTCAATTAAGCGCGCCATTTGAAACGCCGTCTGGCCCCGTTGCGCTATTTGTCTGTGACCGCCAAGTCACGGGCGCCGGCATTCCGACCCGCACAGAAGTTGAAGAACGGTTGATGGACCAACAGCTCGCCCAAGCGTCAAAGCGTCACCTGCGTGACCTGCGTCGCCAAGCGACGATTATGATGCGCTAG
- the rsmA gene encoding 16S rRNA (adenine(1518)-N(6)/adenine(1519)-N(6))-dimethyltransferase RsmA — MLDNLPTLSEVVKLHGLDANKKLGQHFLLDSNITDKIAKLTTPLEGVTVVEIGPGPGGLTRSLFKIGAERVLAIEMDARFLPALSDIGDASGKELRVINDDGLKVDIAQHSSGEVKIAANLPYNVGTKMLTNWLTADPLFWTRAVLMFQKEVAERVVAGVGDKAYGRLAILSQSVCQTHLAFVVPARAFSPPPKVDSAVVVLDVLPAPYKHLKELGQLTAAAFGQRRKMLRRSLKTFGKKHGLEPEPWCEACGIDPTKRPEDLPVSDFHALTDYLITHRQSAP; from the coding sequence ATGTTGGATAATCTCCCGACCCTATCCGAAGTCGTGAAACTGCACGGACTTGACGCGAATAAAAAGCTTGGGCAGCATTTCCTGCTCGACAGCAATATTACTGATAAAATCGCCAAGCTGACGACACCGCTGGAAGGCGTCACAGTCGTTGAGATCGGCCCCGGGCCGGGCGGTTTGACGCGTTCTTTATTTAAGATCGGCGCAGAGCGGGTTTTGGCCATTGAAATGGACGCGCGGTTCTTGCCCGCGCTTTCGGATATTGGTGATGCCTCTGGCAAAGAACTTCGGGTCATTAATGACGATGGTTTGAAAGTTGATATTGCTCAGCATAGCTCTGGTGAGGTCAAAATCGCCGCAAACCTACCTTATAATGTCGGCACGAAAATGCTGACCAATTGGCTGACCGCTGACCCGTTATTTTGGACGCGCGCGGTTTTGATGTTTCAAAAAGAAGTGGCCGAACGCGTCGTCGCGGGTGTTGGCGACAAAGCTTATGGCCGCCTTGCGATATTGTCCCAAAGCGTCTGCCAAACCCACCTTGCCTTTGTCGTGCCTGCCCGCGCGTTTTCCCCACCGCCGAAAGTCGATAGTGCCGTCGTGGTTTTGGACGTGCTGCCCGCGCCGTATAAACATCTAAAAGAGTTGGGCCAATTAACAGCGGCCGCCTTTGGGCAGCGGCGAAAAATGCTGCGGCGGTCTTTGAAAACGTTTGGTAAAAAACATGGACTAGAGCCAGAACCGTGGTGCGAAGCCTGCGGCATTGACCCAACAAAACGCCCAGAGGATTTACCCGTCAGCGATTTTCACGCCCTGACTGATTACCTGATTACCCACCGTCAATCAGCGCCTTAA
- the fabF gene encoding beta-ketoacyl-ACP synthase II — MRRVVVTGLGLITPVGCGVDAAWKNLLSGHSGAQKITHFDVDDLGCKIAALVPRKDGHGGGSDDDPASFDPDATLSARDRKRIDDFILYSIAAADEALADAGWSPSELDEDAQYRSGVLFGSGIGGLETTYNASITLAEKGPRRLSPFVVPGMLINLAAGQISIRHGLKGPNHSVVTACATGAHAIGDAARLIQHGDADVMVAGGGEAAVCRLGIASFVACRAMTTGYNDDPTKASRPYDAGRDGFLMGEGAGAVVLEEYEHAKARGATIYAEFKGYGLSGDAYHITSPSPDGDGGFRAMKAALNNSGLSLDDIGYVNAHGTSTPMGDEIEIRAVEKLFGDKAKGLTLSSTKSATGHLLGAAGAIEAVFSILAVRDGIVPPTLNLDNPSVETDIDLVPHTAKKVALNAAMSNSFGFGGTNAAVIFAKAPTA; from the coding sequence ATGCGCAGGGTTGTTGTCACAGGCCTAGGCCTCATTACCCCTGTTGGGTGCGGTGTCGACGCCGCATGGAAAAATCTTCTTTCTGGGCATTCTGGTGCCCAGAAAATCACTCATTTTGATGTTGATGATTTGGGATGCAAGATTGCAGCCCTTGTCCCGCGCAAAGATGGGCACGGCGGTGGATCAGATGATGATCCCGCCAGTTTTGATCCCGACGCGACATTGTCCGCGCGCGATCGCAAACGCATTGATGATTTCATTTTATATTCTATCGCGGCGGCTGACGAAGCGCTTGCTGATGCGGGCTGGTCACCGTCTGAATTAGACGAGGACGCACAATACCGCTCTGGCGTCTTATTCGGCTCGGGTATCGGCGGTCTTGAGACAACCTATAACGCCTCCATCACACTCGCGGAAAAAGGCCCAAGACGGCTCAGCCCCTTTGTGGTGCCGGGCATGTTGATTAATTTGGCGGCGGGCCAAATTTCTATTCGCCACGGTCTGAAAGGCCCAAACCATTCGGTCGTGACGGCCTGTGCGACGGGCGCTCATGCCATTGGTGATGCGGCGCGTTTGATCCAGCACGGCGACGCAGATGTTATGGTAGCGGGCGGCGGCGAAGCGGCGGTCTGCCGTTTGGGCATTGCGTCTTTTGTGGCGTGCCGCGCCATGACGACAGGTTACAATGATGACCCGACCAAGGCGTCACGCCCATATGATGCGGGCCGTGACGGATTTTTGATGGGTGAGGGCGCAGGCGCTGTTGTCCTTGAGGAATATGAGCACGCCAAAGCGCGCGGCGCGACGATTTATGCCGAGTTCAAAGGCTACGGATTATCAGGCGACGCCTATCATATTACCAGCCCGTCCCCCGATGGTGACGGCGGATTTCGCGCCATGAAGGCGGCGCTCAATAATAGCGGACTTAGTCTTGATGACATCGGTTATGTCAACGCCCACGGGACATCAACGCCTATGGGTGACGAGATTGAAATCCGCGCGGTTGAGAAATTATTTGGCGACAAAGCCAAGGGATTGACTTTGTCGTCCACGAAATCAGCGACGGGACATTTGCTCGGCGCGGCGGGCGCGATAGAAGCGGTCTTTTCTATCCTTGCTGTGCGTGACGGGATTGTGCCGCCGACGCTAAATCTGGATAATCCGTCCGTGGAAACCGATATTGATTTGGTACCGCATACGGCCAAGAAAGTTGCCTTAAATGCGGCCATGTCAAATTCATTTGGTTTTGGCGGGACCAATGCGGCCGTAATTTTTGCCAAAGCGCCGACAGCGTAA
- a CDS encoding LptF/LptG family permease has protein sequence MSLLQRYLLRQAFWPLVIALSALSVLALLTQSLSTIDLIVENRQSALTFLTVTVMALPQLISIILPLAVFMAVLYALNRLNVDSELIVAKATGLSPRQIASPILRLATYAMIVHFVFNLLLQPYSFRNMRETLLQVRTDIASQMLRPGEFITPTKGLTVYAREILASGDMADVLIYDDRNQKSTMMDMPTAGSAPKNNSMTHSARRGRIIRDGEQTLLALSDGTIQTLTPNGTLDLIKFERHIIDLSQIMALDPVLRLKTSDRYLHELLRPNDRERSNKRLYNALKAEGHARLSAPIYNLALALLAVAFLVRGEYQRLGYGRKIALCAVTGFIIRLTGFGLASAAEKDAGLNMAQYGLPVAVCILCAVYILSRGRALGFKRFGRKKRRETYDRLSAAMPDTRPQLGPS, from the coding sequence ATGTCGCTTTTGCAACGCTATCTTTTGCGACAAGCGTTTTGGCCTTTGGTGATTGCGCTATCGGCTTTGTCGGTTCTGGCGCTTCTTACCCAAAGCCTGTCGACGATTGATTTGATTGTCGAGAACCGCCAGTCGGCGCTAACGTTTTTGACCGTCACGGTGATGGCTTTGCCGCAACTAATTTCTATCATTTTACCGCTCGCCGTTTTCATGGCTGTGCTCTATGCGCTCAACCGTTTGAATGTGGATAGTGAATTAATTGTCGCCAAAGCCACAGGTCTAAGCCCGCGTCAGATCGCCAGTCCCATATTGCGATTGGCGACCTATGCGATGATTGTGCATTTCGTTTTTAACCTGCTGTTACAGCCCTATTCCTTTCGCAATATGCGCGAGACTTTATTGCAAGTCCGCACAGATATTGCCTCGCAAATGTTGCGCCCTGGAGAGTTCATAACCCCGACCAAAGGCCTAACCGTATACGCGCGCGAAATCCTCGCCAGTGGGGACATGGCGGATGTGCTGATTTACGATGACCGTAATCAGAAAAGCACAATGATGGATATGCCGACGGCAGGCAGCGCACCTAAGAATAATTCCATGACCCACAGCGCCCGGCGCGGGCGTATTATCCGCGATGGTGAGCAAACCTTGCTGGCTTTATCAGACGGCACGATTCAAACGCTAACGCCCAATGGCACACTCGACCTGATTAAGTTTGAACGCCATATCATTGATTTATCACAGATTATGGCGCTCGACCCAGTGCTTAGGCTTAAAACCTCAGACCGTTATTTGCATGAGCTGCTGCGTCCTAATGACCGCGAACGATCCAACAAACGGCTCTATAATGCGCTGAAAGCCGAAGGCCATGCGCGGCTCTCTGCCCCGATTTACAATCTGGCTTTGGCACTGTTGGCGGTGGCGTTCTTAGTGCGCGGCGAATATCAGCGGCTAGGTTATGGTCGTAAAATTGCGCTCTGTGCTGTGACAGGATTTATCATCCGCTTGACCGGTTTTGGGCTGGCATCCGCCGCAGAAAAAGACGCCGGGTTAAACATGGCTCAATACGGCTTACCCGTTGCCGTCTGCATCCTTTGCGCAGTCTATATTCTCAGCCGTGGACGGGCGCTGGGCTTTAAGCGGTTTGGCCGTAAAAAACGGCGCGAAACCTATGACCGGTTAAGCGCGGCCATGCCCGACACCCGTCCACAGTTAGGCCCGTCATGA
- the pdxA gene encoding 4-hydroxythreonine-4-phosphate dehydrogenase PdxA — MSQKPLVLTLGDPAGIGPEITAKAWAALRHQPDLAFGLIGPIALIKGVFSDMDLPAPVAVSDYSDIPKTFADTLPVINLGDSPLVIAGKPDSALAPIITGSIAAAVTACLSGEAAGLITNPIAKEVLYKAGFSHPGHTEYLGELTKGAPHSGPRGPVMMLSGGGLRVALATVHLPLKDAASTLSMETIISTATVMHHALIRDFGVKNPRIALTGLNPHAGEGGALGREELEIINPAANALRSVGINATDAKPADTLFHAEAREGYDAVLAMYHDQGLIPVKTLDFHGGVNITLGLPIVRTSPDHGTAFGIAGQNIARADSVIAAIKSARNIANNRAKSNVG, encoded by the coding sequence CTGTCCCAAAAACCGCTCGTCCTGACCCTTGGTGATCCTGCCGGAATTGGGCCTGAAATCACCGCTAAAGCTTGGGCCGCGCTAAGACATCAACCAGATTTGGCCTTTGGCTTAATCGGCCCTATCGCATTGATTAAAGGTGTTTTTTCGGACATGGATTTACCTGCGCCAGTCGCAGTTTCAGATTATTCGGACATCCCCAAAACCTTCGCGGACACTCTGCCCGTCATCAATCTTGGGGATAGCCCATTGGTCATCGCCGGCAAACCCGACAGCGCACTTGCCCCTATCATTACGGGCAGCATTGCGGCGGCGGTCACGGCGTGCTTGTCTGGCGAAGCGGCTGGACTGATCACCAATCCAATCGCGAAAGAGGTTCTTTATAAGGCTGGGTTTTCCCATCCGGGTCATACGGAATATCTCGGCGAATTGACCAAAGGCGCGCCCCATTCTGGCCCGCGGGGTCCCGTTATGATGCTATCGGGCGGCGGGCTTCGTGTTGCGCTGGCCACTGTGCATCTGCCCTTAAAAGACGCCGCATCAACGCTTAGCATGGAAACAATTATCAGCACCGCCACGGTGATGCACCATGCCCTTATCCGCGATTTTGGTGTCAAAAACCCGCGCATTGCTCTGACAGGATTAAACCCCCATGCGGGCGAAGGCGGAGCATTGGGGCGCGAGGAATTAGAGATTATCAACCCCGCCGCCAATGCATTGCGTAGTGTCGGCATTAACGCGACAGACGCCAAACCCGCCGATACGCTTTTCCACGCAGAGGCGCGCGAAGGCTATGACGCCGTGCTGGCCATGTATCATGACCAAGGGCTTATCCCCGTCAAAACGCTAGATTTTCACGGCGGGGTGAACATCACATTGGGTCTTCCGATTGTGCGAACATCACCTGATCACGGCACGGCGTTTGGCATTGCGGGGCAAAACATCGCCCGCGCAGACAGTGTGATTGCAGCCATAAAATCCGCGCGCAACATTGCCAACAATAGGGCCAAATCTAATGTTGGATAA
- a CDS encoding YicC/YloC family endoribonuclease, producing the protein MALSGMTGFARVSGTYAGHSWQWEVRSVNGRTLDLRVKLPSEVSAIEPTVKKAFSDIFTRGNMQISLSLNADDKGGTVAINEALFDTLARFVEAKGGNSNLAVLMTIDGVVTQGRGSTDEVAQEGLEAALIQGATEVATTLKQARDDEGAALLPLFETAVSALEKLTIEAAEAAATQPKSVADRLSDQVKDLAVDIDPDRLAAEIALLATKADVREELDRLTAHSEQARALLSQGSPIGRKLEFLSQEFNRETNTLCAKSSDITLTRIGLSMKSVIEQFREQAANVE; encoded by the coding sequence ATGGCGCTCAGTGGTATGACAGGTTTCGCCCGTGTTTCGGGCACATATGCGGGGCATAGCTGGCAATGGGAAGTGCGCAGCGTCAATGGCCGCACATTAGATTTACGCGTGAAACTCCCAAGCGAAGTCAGCGCGATTGAACCCACTGTCAAAAAGGCGTTCTCAGATATTTTTACGCGCGGCAATATGCAAATCTCACTTAGCTTAAACGCGGATGATAAGGGTGGGACCGTCGCGATTAATGAGGCGCTTTTTGACACCCTCGCGCGTTTTGTTGAGGCCAAAGGCGGCAATAGTAATTTGGCAGTTTTGATGACCATTGACGGTGTCGTGACCCAAGGCAGGGGCAGCACAGATGAGGTCGCCCAAGAGGGTCTAGAGGCCGCCTTGATCCAAGGCGCGACAGAGGTGGCGACCACGTTAAAGCAGGCGCGCGACGACGAAGGCGCAGCACTGCTGCCATTATTTGAAACCGCAGTGTCGGCGCTTGAAAAACTGACGATCGAGGCGGCAGAGGCGGCGGCGACCCAGCCTAAATCTGTGGCTGACCGATTGTCAGACCAAGTCAAAGACCTCGCGGTGGATATTGACCCCGACCGATTAGCGGCGGAGATTGCCCTACTGGCGACCAAAGCCGATGTCCGCGAGGAGCTTGATCGCCTGACCGCCCATAGCGAGCAGGCGAGGGCGCTGCTGTCTCAGGGCTCTCCGATTGGGCGAAAGCTTGAGTTTTTATCCCAAGAATTTAACCGCGAAACCAATACGCTCTGCGCGAAATCATCCGATATCACCTTGACCCGCATCGGCCTGTCCATGAAAAGCGTCATCGAGCAATTCCGGGAGCAAGCCGCCAATGTCGAATGA
- a CDS encoding LptF/LptG family permease produces the protein MSLIDRYIASRILRGIITAFVIVTAIIMLVDFVEATRNIGEDGNLSLLTILGLTALKAPQLIEQTIPFVVLFGVMGALYGLNKRSELIVLRASGLSAWRFLRPAVFVTGLLGLIWAIAFNPLATQAMQHYETRLASYSQPAEATNTSTQSRQVWLREGSDSGQIVIRGLQSPIDRATLTDVTFYYYDYPDATQIQTETQTKVNKAEQTQFSRRIDADRATLLPSGYWKVQNLGENSTDNGFARQQFASFPTRLTLNDLRLDNRRKLRPPFWDLPSEIARVEAAGFSAVGLRMQWHSLLSLPLTLIAMTIIAAGVSMHLTRSGGTLRLMLAGGCVGFGVYFFNNLMTAFGQAQSMPIIMAAWSVPILVLFCGTAYLSKIEDG, from the coding sequence ATGAGCCTGATCGACCGTTATATCGCTAGCCGAATATTACGCGGCATCATCACGGCCTTTGTGATTGTGACGGCGATTATCATGTTGGTCGATTTTGTCGAAGCAACCCGTAATATAGGTGAGGACGGCAATCTCTCCCTTCTCACGATTTTGGGATTAACCGCGTTGAAAGCTCCGCAATTAATTGAGCAAACCATTCCCTTTGTCGTTTTATTTGGCGTGATGGGCGCACTTTACGGATTGAACAAACGCTCTGAATTGATTGTGTTGCGCGCGTCAGGATTATCGGCGTGGCGATTTTTGCGGCCCGCCGTTTTCGTCACGGGTCTTCTCGGTCTGATTTGGGCCATCGCCTTTAACCCACTGGCGACACAGGCGATGCAGCACTATGAGACGCGGCTCGCGAGCTATAGCCAGCCCGCAGAGGCGACAAACACATCGACACAGTCCCGCCAAGTCTGGCTGCGCGAGGGGTCTGATAGCGGGCAGATTGTCATTCGCGGTCTTCAGTCGCCAATTGATAGAGCGACTTTGACCGATGTAACCTTTTATTATTATGACTATCCCGACGCGACACAAATTCAGACCGAGACGCAAACTAAAGTTAATAAAGCCGAACAAACACAATTTTCCCGCCGCATTGACGCCGACCGCGCGACATTGCTGCCCTCCGGTTATTGGAAAGTTCAAAACTTGGGTGAAAACAGCACCGATAACGGCTTTGCGCGGCAACAATTTGCGTCTTTTCCAACACGCTTGACCTTAAACGATTTGCGCCTTGATAACCGCCGTAAATTGCGACCGCCTTTTTGGGACCTACCGTCTGAAATCGCGCGGGTGGAGGCGGCTGGCTTTTCGGCGGTGGGACTTCGGATGCAATGGCACAGCCTGCTGTCTTTGCCGCTGACCCTGATTGCGATGACGATTATTGCGGCGGGCGTATCTATGCACCTCACGCGGTCGGGCGGAACATTGCGCTTAATGTTGGCGGGGGGCTGCGTCGGCTTTGGCGTCTATTTCTTCAACAATCTTATGACCGCTTTCGGACAAGCGCAGTCCATGCCCATCATCATGGCCGCATGGAGCGTGCCAATATTAGTTCTATTTTGCGGTACAGCCTATTTATCCAAGATTGAGGACGGCTAG